Proteins encoded within one genomic window of Chitinophaga parva:
- a CDS encoding helix-turn-helix domain-containing protein: protein MKPEQSPVIINAISELHRLLELPRPLHPLVSLFDNTKVAARKKQLPKAFIFDFYNISYKKNLKGRSGYGQSYYDFDDGTMIFTAPKQLITTVEEQEYFGITLLFHPDLIRLHPLGQNIRQYGFFSYESNEALHISDNEKKNVLPVFKNIEDELNHSIDDFSQDIIISHIETLLNYSNRFYKRQFITRKTINHSLLARTEKILNDYFDTENVMTAGLPTVEMLAAEVTVSPRYLSDMFRSLTGQNAQQVIHEKVIEKAKELLSSTDLSVGEIAYRLGFGYSQSFSKLFKRKTNLTPVEFRQRFHHN, encoded by the coding sequence ATGAAACCGGAACAATCACCTGTTATAATTAATGCTATATCCGAGTTGCATAGGTTGCTGGAACTGCCAAGGCCTTTACATCCTTTGGTAAGCCTGTTTGATAACACAAAAGTTGCCGCCAGAAAAAAACAATTACCCAAGGCCTTCATTTTCGATTTCTACAATATATCCTACAAGAAGAATCTGAAAGGAAGAAGCGGCTACGGCCAAAGCTATTATGACTTTGATGACGGGACGATGATCTTCACAGCACCGAAGCAATTAATAACGACAGTCGAGGAACAGGAATATTTCGGTATCACCTTACTTTTTCATCCTGATCTTATCCGGCTTCATCCGTTGGGGCAAAATATCCGGCAATACGGCTTCTTTTCTTACGAAAGCAATGAGGCACTACATATTTCCGATAATGAGAAAAAGAACGTATTGCCGGTTTTCAAAAACATCGAAGATGAATTGAATCACAGCATTGATGATTTTAGTCAGGATATCATCATTTCACACATAGAAACTTTACTCAATTACAGCAATCGTTTTTACAAGCGGCAATTTATCACCAGAAAAACGATAAACCACAGCTTGTTAGCCCGGACTGAAAAAATACTGAATGATTATTTCGATACTGAAAACGTTATGACCGCTGGGTTACCCACCGTAGAAATGCTCGCCGCAGAAGTTACCGTATCACCGCGTTACCTGAGCGATATGTTCCGGTCATTGACAGGACAAAATGCGCAGCAGGTCATTCACGAGAAAGTGATCGAAAAAGCTAAGGAACTTTTATCATCCACCGACTTGTCGGTCGGGGAAATTGCCTATCGATTGGGATTCGGATATTCCCAATCTTTCAGTAAGCTATTCAAGCGAAAGACTAACCTGACGCCCGTTGAATTCAGGCAGCGTTTTCACCACAATTAG
- a CDS encoding SDR family oxidoreductase, producing the protein MAKTVLVTGASSGFGKETAKLFHMKGWNVIATMRSSGKDMELPQQDNILVFPLDVTDKESITNAVEKGVGKFGTIDVLVNNAGYGLMGVFEAATEAQIQRQYDVNVFGAMRVTKAVLPFMRKNRSGIIINISSFGGVTAGQFASLYNSSKFALEGFSEALSHELAFLNIAVKVIEPGSVATNFRSGMEMIKNEIEDYNAELATFIPRYTRRTEHLRKATPEEVAETIYHAATDSVLKLRYAVGDDARFYIDLKTKNSEEYYLKAMRD; encoded by the coding sequence ATGGCAAAGACTGTATTGGTTACCGGGGCATCTTCCGGTTTTGGAAAAGAAACAGCCAAATTATTTCACATGAAAGGTTGGAACGTAATTGCGACGATGCGTTCCTCCGGTAAAGATATGGAGTTACCTCAACAGGATAATATCCTTGTCTTTCCTTTGGATGTTACGGATAAAGAAAGCATTACAAACGCAGTTGAAAAGGGCGTTGGGAAATTCGGAACGATAGATGTCTTGGTTAACAATGCCGGTTACGGTTTGATGGGTGTCTTTGAAGCGGCGACCGAAGCGCAGATCCAGCGGCAGTATGATGTGAATGTTTTCGGGGCAATGCGTGTAACCAAAGCAGTGCTGCCATTCATGCGTAAAAACCGCAGCGGGATAATCATTAATATTTCTTCTTTCGGAGGTGTCACAGCCGGGCAGTTTGCAAGCTTGTACAACAGTTCTAAATTTGCGCTGGAAGGGTTCTCCGAGGCACTGTCACACGAACTGGCATTCTTAAATATTGCAGTAAAAGTCATCGAACCCGGCAGCGTAGCCACCAATTTCAGAAGCGGTATGGAAATGATTAAAAACGAGATTGAGGATTACAACGCTGAGCTGGCAACATTTATTCCCCGCTATACCAGGCGCACCGAACATTTACGGAAAGCAACGCCGGAAGAAGTTGCCGAAACCATATATCATGCAGCTACCGACAGCGTTTTGAAATTGCGCTACGCAGTAGGCGATGATGCCCGCTTCTATATCGATTTAAAAACAAAGAACAGCGAAGAATATTATCTTAAAGCCATGCGCGACTGA
- a CDS encoding helix-turn-helix domain-containing protein produces the protein METKIVDIRSIGELHRFYGYEKPKHPLVSVIDLSKTRKQGVPENTVYRLGFYSIYFKETKGALQYGRAHYDFEEGTLLFTAPFQVVAANTDTAPGKGMGLFFHPDLLSRSNLGRNINDYSFFNYDSAEALHISEKEKEILEHCLRNIEKEYAQHIDKHTQKLIVSNIELLLNYCDRFYDRQFFTRERVNRDIIQQFEQLLNEYFSGDALIETGLPDVKYFSNRLNLSPYYLSDVLKKITGKTTQDYIHLKIAEKAKLFLWNTDKPISVIAYDLGFEHPSHFTKLFKKQVGMPPKQFRNLN, from the coding sequence ATGGAAACAAAAATCGTTGATATAAGATCTATTGGGGAGTTGCACCGGTTCTACGGATACGAAAAGCCGAAGCACCCGCTGGTAAGCGTTATCGATCTGTCCAAAACCCGCAAGCAAGGGGTACCTGAAAATACCGTTTACAGGCTCGGGTTCTATAGTATTTATTTTAAAGAAACAAAAGGAGCACTGCAATACGGCAGGGCGCACTATGATTTTGAAGAGGGTACGCTGCTGTTCACCGCACCGTTCCAGGTGGTAGCTGCCAATACGGATACGGCTCCGGGAAAAGGTATGGGATTGTTTTTTCATCCAGATTTATTGAGCCGGTCGAACCTGGGAAGAAATATCAACGATTATTCTTTTTTCAATTACGATTCCGCAGAAGCATTACATATATCAGAAAAAGAAAAGGAAATTTTGGAGCATTGTCTCCGAAATATCGAGAAGGAATATGCACAGCATATCGACAAGCATACCCAAAAACTTATAGTAAGCAATATCGAGCTGTTATTGAATTACTGTGACCGGTTTTATGACAGACAATTTTTTACCCGCGAAAGAGTAAACCGGGATATTATTCAACAATTTGAACAGCTGCTGAACGAATACTTCTCGGGCGATGCTTTAATTGAAACAGGTCTGCCAGACGTTAAGTATTTTTCGAACCGTTTGAATTTATCCCCATATTATTTATCTGATGTCTTAAAAAAAATTACCGGGAAAACTACTCAAGATTATATACATCTGAAAATAGCAGAAAAAGCAAAATTGTTCCTATGGAATACCGATAAACCTATAAGTGTCATTGCCTATGACTTAGGTTTTGAACACCCGTCTCATTTCACTAAGCTATTCAAGAAACAGGTAGGGATGCCTCCTAAACAGTTTCGTAATCTTAATTGA
- a CDS encoding outer membrane beta-barrel protein, protein MKYVQRKRPAFFFYTIALKKQLLNKRASIGITAANLFNQCVNQRIISYGSNFSQSNMRNIPLRSFGIILSFKFGKLQLKKEDSNIPQIPAID, encoded by the coding sequence TTGAAATATGTCCAGCGTAAACGTCCTGCCTTTTTCTTTTATACCATTGCCCTTAAAAAGCAACTTTTGAACAAAAGGGCAAGCATCGGCATAACTGCTGCTAATTTGTTTAACCAATGCGTTAACCAACGGATTATTTCTTATGGATCAAATTTTAGTCAGTCCAATATGAGGAACATCCCTCTCCGTTCCTTTGGCATTATTTTAAGTTTTAAATTTGGAAAGCTCCAACTTAAAAAGGAAGATAGTAATATTCCGCAGATCCCAGCTATCGATTAA
- a CDS encoding SDR family NAD(P)-dependent oxidoreductase: MDFTNKNVLITGASTGIGLATAKAFINAGANVWISSRSASKLQDAAAAINDRKLKTIVSDTSSLEGISVVEQAIAASGNKLDVLFLNAGIATFTPIAQTTEADFDAQFNTNVKGHYFTLQKLLPHLADGASVVFTSSTVATASNLGTSVYSATKGALNKIAQIAANELAERKIRVNILSPGPVLTPGLEGAVPVEAKGVLAAATAMQRLGDPSEIASTVLFLASEAASFITGTEIVADGGYLNYAMK; the protein is encoded by the coding sequence ATGGATTTTACGAATAAGAACGTGCTCATTACAGGCGCAAGCACCGGGATTGGACTCGCTACGGCAAAGGCATTTATCAATGCGGGCGCCAATGTATGGATCAGCAGCAGGAGCGCCAGCAAGCTGCAGGACGCAGCTGCCGCGATCAACGACCGCAAGTTGAAAACCATTGTTTCAGACACTTCCAGCCTGGAGGGCATTTCGGTGGTAGAACAGGCCATTGCTGCCAGCGGTAATAAACTGGATGTGCTTTTCCTCAACGCCGGCATTGCTACTTTTACGCCGATTGCCCAAACCACCGAAGCCGATTTTGATGCACAGTTCAATACCAACGTGAAGGGACATTACTTTACGCTGCAAAAGCTGCTGCCTCATCTGGCAGACGGGGCATCCGTTGTGTTCACTTCTTCTACTGTGGCAACGGCTTCCAACCTGGGCACCAGCGTGTATTCCGCTACCAAGGGTGCATTGAACAAAATTGCGCAGATCGCGGCAAATGAATTGGCTGAAAGGAAGATCCGCGTAAACATCCTTAGCCCCGGGCCGGTCTTAACACCCGGACTGGAAGGTGCGGTGCCTGTGGAGGCGAAAGGCGTACTGGCCGCTGCTACAGCTATGCAGCGGTTGGGTGATCCCAGTGAAATTGCAAGCACGGTGTTATTCCTGGCATCTGAGGCGGCCAGTTTTATTACGGGTACGGAGATTGTTGCAGATGGGGGTTATCTTAATTATGCAATGAAATAG
- a CDS encoding winged helix-turn-helix transcriptional regulator, with protein sequence MECKANFQQDRKKEMMAVHDAMDVLSGKWKIYILSSICHYNKRRFSDILNDVEGISNKMLSKELKELEANKLIERTILDTHPVTVQYELTRHGLTLRTIIDNLTDWGLQHRREIIGK encoded by the coding sequence ATGGAGTGCAAAGCAAATTTTCAGCAGGATCGCAAAAAGGAAATGATGGCCGTTCATGACGCCATGGACGTGCTGAGTGGAAAGTGGAAGATCTACATCCTTTCCTCGATCTGCCATTATAACAAAAGAAGGTTCTCCGATATTTTAAATGATGTGGAGGGTATTTCAAATAAGATGTTGAGCAAGGAGCTTAAGGAACTGGAAGCAAATAAACTGATTGAGCGTACTATTTTAGATACACATCCGGTCACCGTGCAATATGAGCTCACCAGGCATGGCCTCACCTTAAGAACGATCATCGATAACCTGACCGACTGGGGCCTTCAGCACCGCAGGGAAATTATTGGGAAATAG
- a CDS encoding TetR/AcrR family transcriptional regulator codes for MSANIKEEEIQEQLLQAAKQLFQVHGFRRVTLDDIAKAIGKARSSLYYYYKTKEEILDAVIGVEIRALMASLAAAISKAPNVEEKIKAFFLAKLSAVIEKGAFFNSLDEGMDPSELSGFRKTRLAVHDQIFQQEGAMLAQVITEGIRLGELTRLNHKDQDDLVFVLLSSLRGMKREMTIKNDFSNMESWVNILVRSMIHGLKQ; via the coding sequence ATGTCCGCCAATATCAAGGAAGAAGAAATCCAGGAACAGCTCCTGCAAGCTGCAAAGCAATTATTCCAGGTTCATGGCTTTCGGCGGGTAACCCTTGACGACATAGCCAAAGCCATAGGTAAGGCCAGAAGTTCCCTTTATTATTATTATAAGACCAAGGAGGAGATCTTAGATGCGGTGATAGGTGTCGAGATCAGGGCGTTGATGGCCTCTCTCGCAGCGGCGATCAGCAAGGCGCCAAATGTGGAAGAAAAAATAAAAGCCTTTTTTTTAGCCAAACTTTCCGCCGTGATCGAAAAGGGCGCCTTTTTCAATTCGCTGGACGAGGGTATGGATCCGAGTGAATTATCAGGCTTCCGCAAGACGAGGCTCGCTGTCCATGATCAAATCTTCCAGCAGGAAGGTGCAATGCTTGCACAGGTCATTACTGAAGGTATCCGGCTTGGGGAGTTGACCAGATTGAACCATAAAGACCAGGATGATTTAGTCTTTGTGCTGTTAAGCAGCCTGCGCGGCATGAAGCGTGAAATGACAATCAAAAACGATTTTAGTAACATGGAATCATGGGTGAATATTCTGGTCCGCTCGATGATCCATGGTTTAAAGCAATAA
- a CDS encoding dihydrofolate reductase family protein, with product MRKLIMKMSMSIDGFVAGPNGEHDWVFRNSDEQSRAWSAASFNEAGIIIMGRKSFESMAPYWPTATGPFAAPMNTIPKALFTQKGFKGMPNTAGTPAGASWAEARIFHGDLVEGIRELKQEEGKPIIAIGGAGFVRNLIETGLIDEYQLAIHPIMFGAGLPVFTGLSKPLDLKLVDARTFPGGIIANTYRPA from the coding sequence ATGCGTAAACTAATAATGAAAATGTCCATGTCCATTGATGGTTTCGTGGCTGGCCCGAATGGGGAACACGATTGGGTTTTCCGCAACTCTGATGAACAATCCCGTGCCTGGAGCGCAGCATCCTTCAACGAGGCCGGGATCATCATCATGGGTAGAAAATCCTTCGAGTCGATGGCCCCTTACTGGCCCACCGCCACCGGCCCTTTTGCAGCGCCAATGAACACCATTCCCAAAGCGCTATTCACCCAAAAAGGATTCAAAGGAATGCCCAATACTGCCGGTACGCCTGCGGGTGCTTCCTGGGCCGAAGCGCGCATCTTCCATGGCGATCTTGTGGAAGGCATCAGGGAGTTAAAGCAGGAAGAAGGCAAGCCTATTATTGCAATTGGAGGCGCGGGTTTTGTACGCAACCTGATAGAAACAGGACTTATCGATGAGTACCAGCTGGCCATCCATCCCATCATGTTTGGAGCCGGCCTGCCAGTATTTACCGGTCTTTCAAAGCCGCTGGACCTGAAACTGGTGGATGCCAGGACCTTCCCCGGGGGGATCATCGCTAATACGTACCGCCCTGCATAA
- a CDS encoding OsmC family protein, with protein sequence MKISAKIESRQHYHATEVQTNGTVKTIQLPVKPSGYGSSVNGGELLLLSLATCFCNDIYREAEARGIPVSGMTVECTGEFGAPGEPGMDFKYRAEVSADASPAQVEELIRITDQVAEVHNTLRKGLAVVLER encoded by the coding sequence ATGAAAATTTCAGCCAAAATAGAAAGCCGGCAGCATTACCATGCCACTGAGGTGCAGACAAATGGGACTGTAAAAACAATACAGCTACCGGTGAAGCCATCCGGTTATGGGTCTTCCGTGAATGGCGGTGAGTTGTTACTCCTTTCCTTAGCCACGTGCTTTTGCAATGACATTTACCGGGAAGCCGAGGCCCGTGGCATCCCGGTTTCCGGCATGACGGTGGAATGCACTGGTGAATTTGGTGCGCCGGGAGAGCCGGGAATGGATTTCAAATACCGTGCGGAGGTAAGCGCGGATGCTTCGCCGGCGCAGGTGGAGGAGCTGATACGGATCACGGACCAGGTAGCGGAAGTGCACAATACGCTGAGAAAGGGCCTGGCAGTGGTTTTGGAAAGGTGA
- a CDS encoding lipocalin family protein, producing the protein MTTMKMKLAIVLMASGTVFFSCKKDKEQDKPTGCTVNVQNLAGAYRLTALQYKETANAAPVDYLAHMEDCAKDDILTLKSDGTYSYADAGTVCTPSGSGDGTWSVKDNVLTSDGTLNGTVAGFDCKTLTYYLENSIKTGDKLTFTLVKQ; encoded by the coding sequence ATGACGACTATGAAAATGAAACTGGCAATTGTACTGATGGCATCCGGCACGGTCTTTTTTTCCTGCAAAAAAGATAAGGAACAGGATAAGCCCACCGGCTGTACGGTAAACGTGCAAAACCTTGCGGGCGCCTACCGCCTCACCGCCCTGCAATACAAAGAAACCGCCAACGCCGCGCCGGTGGACTACCTGGCGCATATGGAAGATTGTGCTAAAGACGACATCCTTACCCTGAAAAGCGATGGTACCTATAGCTATGCAGATGCCGGTACGGTTTGCACTCCTTCCGGATCTGGTGACGGTACCTGGAGCGTGAAAGATAATGTACTGACCAGCGATGGCACTTTAAATGGCACCGTGGCCGGGTTTGATTGTAAAACGCTGACGTATTACCTGGAAAACTCCATCAAAACCGGGGATAAGTTGACGTTTACGCTGGTGAAGCAGTAA
- a CDS encoding RNA polymerase sigma factor, whose translation MQDCREGKRKAQELLYRQCYGFAMAIAMRYATDENEAADILSHAFVKMFRSIASFDSAKGNFHGWLKKIVINESLDHIKQRSRFVSLETQVVEEPFVNNSIIEKTDAAVILQLIRQLPRATHAVFVLYAIDGYTHKEIAAHLGISEGTSKWHLSEARKILQQKITAITNR comes from the coding sequence ATTCAGGATTGCCGGGAAGGCAAAAGGAAAGCGCAGGAACTGCTGTACCGGCAGTGCTATGGCTTTGCTATGGCCATTGCCATGCGGTATGCCACGGACGAAAATGAAGCCGCGGATATCCTGAGCCATGCCTTTGTGAAGATGTTCCGCAGTATCGCTTCTTTTGATAGTGCGAAAGGCAACTTCCATGGCTGGTTGAAAAAGATCGTTATCAATGAGTCCCTGGACCATATCAAACAACGCAGCCGTTTTGTAAGCCTGGAGACACAGGTAGTGGAAGAACCGTTTGTCAACAACAGTATTATTGAAAAAACGGATGCGGCGGTGATCCTGCAATTGATAAGACAGCTGCCCAGGGCCACGCACGCTGTGTTTGTGCTATACGCCATTGATGGCTACACGCACAAGGAAATTGCCGCCCACCTGGGCATCAGTGAGGGCACCAGCAAATGGCACCTCAGCGAAGCAAGAAAGATCCTTCAACAAAAAATAACTGCGATAACAAACCGGTGA
- a CDS encoding sensor histidine kinase, translating into MRNALKVILIAGAIGLSFGLYRYCWYDHRILSITGSVMSCLIIGSLMMAVIYGRGYFLPAGSPAGVKALVVILLLILASGAGTALYFWLLSWLPGGPPFRWPGESGIYILNILIVMVVGIPIYASEEGRRQLSGLVQSQQYRVLQLEQQQQAIELELLRAKINPHFLYNVHNTIAGLIPAAPEKAEMLVLLLSKFFRASLSMNSPTFHSLEAELDIVTTYLQMQQLRFGARMHFELHVPAGLEQRQVPSFVLQPIVENAVKHGIEACADGGVITITVQEAGGQFMYTVTDPGAAFSEAPSGGSGLKLVTGKLQLLYGHAFHIVFHNPPEKYVSITFPSQHPGTAGRR; encoded by the coding sequence ATGCGCAATGCCCTTAAGGTGATATTAATAGCAGGTGCCATTGGGCTTTCCTTTGGCCTGTACCGCTATTGCTGGTACGATCACCGTATCCTGAGCATTACAGGATCGGTGATGTCCTGCCTCATCATCGGGTCCCTGATGATGGCGGTGATCTATGGGCGGGGTTACTTCCTGCCCGCCGGTTCTCCTGCGGGGGTTAAAGCGCTGGTGGTGATCCTGCTGCTTATTCTCGCCTCCGGCGCGGGTACTGCTTTGTATTTTTGGCTGCTGTCGTGGCTACCGGGCGGGCCTCCTTTCCGCTGGCCGGGTGAAAGTGGCATCTATATCCTGAACATACTGATCGTGATGGTGGTGGGCATCCCCATTTATGCATCGGAAGAGGGGCGGCGCCAGCTCAGCGGATTGGTGCAAAGCCAGCAATACCGGGTACTGCAGCTGGAGCAGCAACAGCAGGCTATAGAACTGGAACTGCTCCGCGCCAAGATAAACCCGCATTTCCTCTACAATGTGCACAATACCATTGCAGGCCTCATTCCCGCCGCTCCGGAAAAGGCAGAAATGCTGGTGCTGCTCCTGTCAAAGTTTTTCCGCGCTTCGCTTTCCATGAACAGCCCTACCTTCCACTCACTGGAAGCGGAGCTGGATATCGTGACCACTTATCTGCAAATGCAGCAGCTCCGCTTCGGAGCCCGTATGCATTTTGAACTGCACGTGCCTGCGGGCCTGGAACAGCGGCAGGTGCCTTCATTTGTCCTGCAGCCCATCGTGGAAAATGCCGTGAAACACGGCATAGAAGCCTGTGCTGATGGGGGCGTCATCACCATTACAGTACAGGAAGCGGGCGGGCAATTCATGTACACCGTCACGGATCCGGGTGCCGCATTTAGTGAAGCGCCCAGCGGTGGATCGGGACTGAAACTGGTTACAGGCAAGCTACAGTTGTTATATGGCCATGCCTTCCACATCGTATTTCATAACCCTCCGGAAAAATATGTCAGCATCACCTTTCCCAGCCAGCATCCGGGCACTGCTGGCAGACGATGA
- a CDS encoding LytR/AlgR family response regulator transcription factor: MSASPFPASIRALLADDEPVASGRLRKALEAYPQVKVIAEVTDGHAAISHINRDKPDLVFLDIQMPGYNGFEVLQHLEYTPLVIFVTAYDQYAIKAFEVNSVDYLLKPVAPDRLAISMQRVLEKGAQANLLVNVKSVLAQLIPEQKISTIPVKAGARVHFIQVEDVYFFEAKDKYVQVHTATGVHLAEHTLIYLEGRLPAHFIRVHRSFIVNKFKIREMQKYFKGTYLLVMADALQTRIRTAYSYAAAIREKLLLP, from the coding sequence ATGTCAGCATCACCTTTCCCAGCCAGCATCCGGGCACTGCTGGCAGACGATGAACCAGTAGCCTCCGGCCGGCTGCGCAAGGCCCTGGAAGCTTATCCGCAGGTGAAGGTCATTGCGGAGGTGACGGATGGCCATGCGGCTATTTCGCACATCAACCGCGATAAACCGGACCTGGTATTCCTGGATATACAAATGCCGGGTTATAATGGCTTTGAGGTACTGCAACACCTGGAATACACGCCCCTGGTCATTTTCGTGACTGCTTATGACCAATATGCCATCAAGGCTTTCGAGGTAAATTCTGTGGACTATTTATTGAAGCCCGTAGCGCCGGACCGCCTGGCCATCAGCATGCAGCGCGTACTGGAGAAAGGTGCGCAGGCAAACCTGCTGGTCAACGTCAAATCCGTACTGGCCCAGCTGATCCCGGAACAGAAGATCAGCACCATCCCGGTAAAAGCCGGCGCCAGGGTGCATTTTATCCAGGTAGAAGACGTGTACTTTTTTGAGGCCAAAGACAAATATGTACAGGTGCACACCGCTACCGGTGTCCACCTCGCGGAGCATACGCTCATCTACCTGGAAGGCCGGCTGCCAGCGCATTTCATACGGGTGCACCGGTCCTTCATCGTGAATAAATTTAAGATCAGGGAAATGCAGAAGTATTTCAAAGGCACTTACCTGCTGGTAATGGCAGATGCTCTGCAAACGCGCATCAGGACTGCTTATTCTTATGCAGCGGCGATCCGGGAAAAACTGTTGTTGCCCTGA
- a CDS encoding glycoside hydrolase family 27 protein, whose translation MAVTCVSAIVATAQRNQLAPTPPMGYMTWNYYADKITEQDVKSVADAMVANGLRDAGYEYIFIDDGWQGGRDKKNNFIPDVEKFPSGMKALADYVHSKGLKLGIYSDAAPLTCAGYTASLHFETQDAKTFAAWGIDYLKYDYCGAPSDQATAKARYKTMADALSASGRNMPLGICEWGGRQPWTWAAAAGGSLWRTAGDIRDKWAAANDAPGTPAGGVGILDAVNINAALDTYAGNGGWNDPDMLVVGLYGYKGPSGDLGGVGCTDTEYRSQMSLWCLMAAPLMVSCDITKMNAVTKQILTNKDILAIDQDKLGKQAVRKIHANDWQVFVKPLENGETAIGILNTAGTSRKFETTLSQLGLAGKYHTYNVWTHEEKQQQQRLSYTVASHETVVLRLRSTK comes from the coding sequence ATGGCCGTCACCTGTGTGTCGGCCATTGTTGCTACCGCGCAACGGAACCAACTGGCCCCCACGCCACCCATGGGCTATATGACCTGGAATTATTATGCAGACAAGATCACGGAGCAGGATGTAAAGTCCGTTGCCGATGCCATGGTGGCCAATGGCCTGCGGGATGCCGGCTATGAATACATCTTCATCGATGATGGCTGGCAGGGAGGCCGTGATAAGAAGAATAATTTCATTCCTGATGTGGAAAAATTTCCATCTGGTATGAAAGCCCTGGCAGACTATGTGCACAGCAAGGGATTGAAACTGGGTATTTATTCCGATGCGGCCCCGCTTACCTGTGCAGGTTACACAGCCAGTCTTCATTTTGAAACGCAGGATGCAAAAACATTTGCCGCATGGGGTATTGACTACCTGAAGTATGATTACTGCGGTGCACCATCAGACCAGGCCACGGCAAAAGCCCGTTACAAGACCATGGCCGATGCCTTGTCTGCTTCCGGCAGGAACATGCCGCTGGGCATCTGCGAATGGGGAGGCCGCCAACCCTGGACCTGGGCCGCTGCCGCCGGTGGAAGCCTGTGGCGCACCGCCGGCGATATCCGCGACAAGTGGGCTGCCGCCAATGATGCACCTGGCACCCCTGCTGGTGGTGTGGGCATACTGGATGCAGTGAATATCAACGCAGCCCTGGATACCTACGCCGGTAATGGAGGCTGGAACGACCCGGACATGCTGGTAGTGGGCCTCTATGGCTACAAAGGCCCCTCCGGCGACCTGGGTGGTGTGGGTTGCACAGATACGGAATACAGGTCGCAAATGAGCTTATGGTGCCTGATGGCAGCGCCACTGATGGTGAGCTGCGATATCACGAAGATGAATGCAGTCACCAAACAGATACTTACCAACAAAGACATCCTGGCCATTGACCAGGACAAACTGGGCAAACAAGCCGTGCGGAAGATCCATGCAAATGACTGGCAGGTGTTTGTAAAACCGCTGGAAAATGGTGAAACGGCCATTGGTATTTTGAATACCGCCGGCACTTCCCGGAAGTTTGAAACAACCCTCTCACAACTGGGCCTTGCAGGGAAATATCATACCTACAACGTGTGGACCCACGAAGAAAAGCAGCAGCAACAAAGGCTGTCTTACACCGTGGCATCGCATGAGACCGTGGTATTGAGACTGCGGAGTACAAAATAG